One Acetobacterium sp. KB-1 DNA segment encodes these proteins:
- a CDS encoding radical SAM protein — translation MKTINLKLMLIHRGTRTHSITQIEPIGHMSLAEMMASKGLDVAVFSGELLRGLEFLDRSGADKNTVVGLYCDYENQSAVLSFTKEIKKRYGAIVFIGGPQTVGLGEDFLRASQADAIMRGEGEYSLYEAIHAIQNEARERWENISGMCSFRNDGSYYDNDIYPAIENLDELPIITGTIKSAQHQGINHMAVMSGRGCPFHCSFCYEGGNSKNVRRRSVENVMKEIRCRLKQNPNVKYIFFGDDTFTLDKERVRTFCDQLKELRKEHDFVWFADAHVNIVIKYPEIVKMMVDAGLVRMQIGIESCNQHIIDIYNKKIKREGLFDVIEICHAAGLPQLVGNIIIGGALETRETLDFTFDTVNEMIKAGRGMVEVVSTFYMPFPETAMSKDPAAFGIIVKDEKALTSVGDFPVIETKTLSIEEICAARNAFFEENIRLMRKMLNDGEIPDAVILQSYALSEKYGLSGMWQGLAYSRYPYFDAQYKARVRGDKLTKDYPGETVFATHPQRIALLSLTPELAAEIPALNGFVYSPFEFEVLKYSSGKLAMFEMAKILFPEYQKSFENFDAFKLHLLDTIKKLEAVGMCVLSGSLSAKVADKEWENRGETVKKTVEDVVKNKFMLFKLSTIGMEIAGFSRNGAFLGIYGLASYLDSKGYDTIVCECRPDQAIDYLKRYPFNEICGIGFSVDFENKHVVKKVSAAITQMHNIPVLIGGPEAISLDEDDLRQSQAVAIVRGEGELAMVAVLNALKENRSLDGIAGICYLNEKGEYIDMGEGPVVENLDELPFPAYHKSITPIDYASLYLMSSRGCPYHCVFCHEGALKRPMRQRSVANVIAEMKHFLLKYPELSYFKFCDDTLVTDPKWLDTFCREAKALQAVKPFQFYCEADVVSLSRRPEVLKLMVDAGLNRLQIGIETVDKAMLKIYRKNISPEMVETVVKAAYDAGVQQVFGALLVGGPFENREHIEKNKAFGAKLLRLGPGMMEIAPSIVMPYPMTDIGLHPDKYGLTIYDKQGLGCISDYPIMDSETMDRREIMAAYQEYLQSFVDEIKIMLSDGELGHEDILRCYQTSMASNGPKYWINIISHHKPTLTAYYTMLARESASRVIDVDPAELPNWRPQRMIEMWRDVDFSQGYPLLWGEALSPFEYEIMKYCTGKSTIFSIAEILYERFGKPFNEGVDELMERIIETLKVFDKKYWLLVVPY, via the coding sequence GTGAAAACGATCAACTTAAAACTGATGCTGATTCATCGTGGAACACGGACCCATTCGATCACTCAAATTGAGCCCATCGGTCATATGTCATTGGCGGAAATGATGGCCAGTAAAGGACTTGATGTAGCTGTTTTTTCCGGCGAGCTGTTAAGAGGACTGGAATTTCTGGATCGGAGTGGCGCGGATAAAAATACGGTGGTGGGTTTATATTGTGATTATGAGAATCAGTCGGCCGTTTTAAGTTTTACCAAAGAAATAAAAAAGCGCTATGGTGCCATTGTTTTTATCGGCGGGCCCCAGACGGTGGGTTTGGGTGAAGACTTTTTGCGCGCCAGCCAGGCCGATGCGATTATGCGGGGAGAAGGTGAGTATTCCCTTTACGAAGCGATCCACGCCATTCAAAATGAAGCAAGAGAACGATGGGAAAATATCTCCGGTATGTGTTCATTTCGGAATGATGGCAGCTATTATGATAATGACATTTATCCAGCCATTGAAAATTTAGACGAATTGCCAATCATCACCGGTACAATTAAATCTGCCCAGCATCAGGGCATTAATCATATGGCAGTCATGTCAGGACGAGGGTGTCCTTTCCACTGCTCTTTTTGTTATGAGGGGGGAAACAGCAAGAACGTCCGGCGCCGCAGTGTTGAAAATGTGATGAAAGAAATCCGCTGTCGGCTTAAACAAAACCCCAATGTGAAGTACATCTTTTTCGGCGATGATACCTTCACCCTGGACAAGGAACGGGTGCGGACTTTTTGTGACCAACTCAAAGAGTTGCGCAAAGAACACGATTTTGTCTGGTTCGCCGATGCCCACGTCAATATTGTCATCAAGTATCCGGAAATTGTAAAAATGATGGTGGATGCTGGTCTGGTGCGGATGCAGATCGGCATTGAGAGCTGTAACCAGCATATCATTGATATTTATAACAAAAAAATAAAGCGGGAAGGACTTTTTGACGTCATCGAGATCTGTCACGCCGCCGGATTGCCTCAATTGGTGGGGAACATCATCATCGGCGGGGCACTGGAAACCCGGGAAACCCTGGATTTTACCTTTGATACGGTTAATGAAATGATTAAAGCTGGTCGGGGGATGGTAGAAGTCGTCAGCACCTTTTATATGCCCTTCCCGGAAACCGCGATGTCAAAAGATCCCGCAGCCTTCGGGATTATTGTAAAGGATGAAAAAGCCCTTACATCGGTGGGTGATTTTCCGGTGATTGAAACTAAAACTCTGAGCATCGAAGAAATCTGTGCGGCTCGAAATGCGTTTTTCGAAGAAAATATCAGACTGATGCGAAAAATGCTAAACGATGGCGAAATTCCTGATGCGGTCATTTTACAAAGCTATGCGCTCAGTGAAAAATACGGTCTCAGTGGGATGTGGCAGGGACTGGCCTATTCCCGGTACCCCTATTTTGATGCCCAGTATAAAGCCCGCGTTCGTGGGGATAAGCTGACGAAAGATTATCCCGGAGAGACGGTGTTTGCGACGCACCCGCAACGGATCGCTCTGCTTTCTCTGACCCCCGAGCTGGCGGCAGAAATTCCGGCGTTAAACGGATTTGTTTATTCTCCCTTTGAATTTGAAGTTTTAAAATATAGCTCCGGAAAACTGGCGATGTTTGAGATGGCCAAAATACTTTTTCCGGAATACCAGAAGAGCTTTGAGAATTTTGACGCGTTTAAGTTGCATCTGCTAGATACTATCAAAAAACTCGAAGCTGTCGGTATGTGTGTATTGTCAGGTTCACTGAGTGCGAAAGTGGCAGATAAAGAATGGGAGAATCGGGGAGAAACAGTGAAAAAAACAGTTGAGGATGTTGTGAAAAATAAGTTTATGCTGTTTAAGTTATCAACCATTGGGATGGAAATTGCCGGCTTTAGCCGAAACGGTGCCTTTCTGGGTATCTATGGTCTGGCAAGCTATCTGGATTCGAAGGGTTATGACACCATTGTTTGTGAATGCCGACCAGATCAGGCGATCGATTATTTGAAACGATACCCCTTCAACGAAATTTGCGGTATTGGCTTTTCGGTAGACTTTGAAAATAAGCATGTGGTTAAAAAAGTCAGTGCGGCAATTACACAAATGCATAATATTCCAGTGCTGATTGGCGGACCCGAAGCCATTTCTCTGGATGAAGACGATCTGCGTCAGTCTCAAGCGGTAGCCATTGTCAGAGGCGAAGGTGAACTGGCAATGGTGGCGGTTCTCAATGCCTTAAAAGAAAACAGAAGCCTGGATGGGATTGCCGGAATCTGTTATCTCAACGAAAAAGGTGAGTATATCGATATGGGCGAAGGTCCAGTGGTAGAGAATCTGGATGAACTACCGTTTCCGGCCTATCATAAAAGCATTACTCCGATTGATTATGCCAGCCTTTATCTCATGAGCAGCCGGGGCTGCCCCTATCATTGTGTTTTCTGCCATGAAGGAGCCTTGAAGCGGCCAATGCGGCAGCGGAGTGTAGCAAACGTTATTGCCGAAATGAAACATTTTCTCCTTAAATACCCGGAGCTCAGTTATTTTAAATTCTGTGACGACACCCTGGTCACCGACCCTAAATGGCTGGATACCTTTTGCCGTGAGGCTAAAGCGCTTCAGGCCGTGAAACCCTTTCAGTTCTATTGTGAGGCTGATGTGGTGTCCTTAAGCAGGCGACCGGAAGTCCTTAAGTTGATGGTGGATGCCGGCCTTAACCGGCTTCAAATTGGTATTGAAACCGTGGATAAGGCGATGCTCAAGATTTATCGTAAAAATATTTCACCGGAAATGGTGGAAACTGTTGTTAAAGCGGCCTACGATGCCGGGGTGCAGCAGGTCTTCGGAGCGTTGTTAGTGGGTGGTCCCTTTGAAAATCGTGAGCACATTGAAAAAAACAAGGCCTTCGGCGCCAAACTGTTGCGATTGGGCCCGGGGATGATGGAAATTGCGCCCAGTATTGTGATGCCCTACCCGATGACCGATATTGGGCTGCACCCCGATAAATACGGGCTGACAATTTACGATAAACAGGGACTGGGCTGTATTTCTGATTACCCGATTATGGATAGCGAAACCATGGATCGTCGGGAGATCATGGCGGCCTATCAAGAATACCTTCAGAGCTTTGTCGATGAGATCAAGATCATGCTTAGCGATGGCGAACTGGGTCATGAGGATATTTTAAGGTGCTATCAAACATCGATGGCTTCAAATGGGCCCAAATATTGGATTAATATTATTTCTCATCATAAGCCGACCTTAACCGCTTATTACACGATGCTGGCCCGGGAATCCGCCAGCCGGGTTATCGATGTCGATCCGGCTGAGCTGCCGAATTGGCGACCTCAGCGAATGATTGAGATGTGGCGGGATGTCGATTTTTCCCAGGGCTATCCACTGTTATGGGGTGAGGCATTGTCACCCTTTGAATACGAAATTATGAAATACTGTACCGGCAAAAGTACCATCTTTAGCATTGCTGAGATCCTTTATGAGCGATTCGGAAAACCATTTAATGAGGGTGTGGATGAATTAATGGAGCGGATCATTGAAACTCTGAAAGTTTTTGATAAAAAATATTGGTTGCTTGTTGTTCCGTACTAG
- a CDS encoding B12-binding domain-containing radical SAM protein, with protein MGNKMKILLSNVSKKYETSAHDYLGLFYLAGALEEAGFEPLVFHGKPEHLLEQVKKNQPDAVGFSCDFDNVQIIEDLSKKIKAIDNIPIVVGGPQSIGLGQKFLEDSQTDFILRGEGEVSLPLLLKAVLKEEGDLSAINGLAMIKDGIFRETPPEIISDLDALPLPAYHASLHIDHAYGKLIFTGRGCPYQCAYCAPSPGKHKVRLRSMPLVLEEIRLNLKNNPDLNYIIIMDDTFTLNRERIEAFCQGMKEIRKDRDLVWYCECHVGRIKDWMDILPTMIEAGLIRLQIGIESGDQKVVNQYNKHVQIDDIIEFVTYAADCGLTQIATNFIVGGPEEEEGATATLIKTLINQAPGVIDIITGFLRAYPGTPIFENPEKFNLQLHDQSGRLSGDDYPFVTPLGYSQDQVMKNRQELNKVIRQSMQHKIKNHELKQNAVMKQFKAALNYGIRSRWFEEISANPRAYEYYYVLYLNEGQAFEPALDFTRDYPQRTFELWRTMTFTEGFPKLDGMALSPLEYELLLRCAGKRSLAELETELFLRFGGPYQNQAEFHEKLVDILYQFNFKYWLTHFMI; from the coding sequence ATGGGTAATAAAATGAAAATACTACTTAGCAATGTGTCAAAAAAATACGAAACAAGCGCTCATGATTATTTGGGACTCTTTTATCTGGCCGGAGCGCTGGAAGAAGCTGGGTTTGAACCCCTTGTTTTTCATGGCAAACCGGAACACCTGCTGGAACAGGTAAAAAAGAACCAGCCGGATGCCGTGGGCTTTTCCTGTGATTTTGATAATGTTCAAATTATTGAGGATTTATCTAAAAAAATAAAAGCAATCGATAATATTCCCATTGTGGTTGGTGGCCCTCAAAGCATTGGTCTGGGGCAAAAGTTTTTAGAAGACAGTCAGACCGATTTTATCTTAAGAGGCGAGGGCGAAGTGTCATTGCCGCTGCTTCTTAAGGCTGTTTTAAAAGAAGAGGGGGACTTAAGTGCGATCAACGGATTGGCAATGATCAAAGACGGGATTTTCAGAGAAACCCCGCCGGAAATTATCTCCGATCTGGATGCCCTGCCGCTGCCGGCCTATCACGCCTCACTACATATTGATCACGCTTATGGCAAGTTGATTTTTACTGGTCGGGGCTGTCCTTATCAATGTGCCTATTGTGCGCCCAGTCCTGGCAAGCACAAGGTTCGGTTGCGCAGCATGCCGTTAGTGCTGGAAGAAATCAGACTAAACCTAAAAAACAATCCGGATTTAAATTATATTATTATCATGGACGATACCTTTACCCTCAATCGGGAGCGGATTGAAGCATTTTGTCAAGGGATGAAAGAAATTAGAAAAGACCGCGATCTGGTCTGGTATTGCGAATGTCATGTGGGCCGAATCAAAGACTGGATGGATATTCTGCCGACGATGATTGAGGCCGGGCTGATCCGCTTGCAGATTGGTATTGAGTCTGGTGATCAGAAGGTTGTTAACCAATACAACAAGCATGTACAGATTGATGACATCATTGAATTTGTGACTTACGCTGCCGACTGTGGACTGACCCAAATTGCTACTAACTTTATTGTCGGCGGTCCTGAGGAAGAAGAGGGGGCAACCGCGACGCTGATAAAAACCCTGATTAATCAGGCTCCCGGGGTTATTGATATTATTACTGGCTTTTTAAGAGCTTATCCCGGTACCCCGATCTTTGAGAATCCTGAAAAATTTAATTTACAACTGCATGATCAGTCAGGTCGCTTATCTGGCGATGACTATCCTTTTGTTACGCCATTGGGATATAGCCAGGATCAGGTGATGAAAAACCGTCAAGAACTCAATAAGGTCATTCGGCAAAGCATGCAACATAAAATCAAAAATCATGAATTAAAACAAAATGCGGTAATGAAACAGTTTAAAGCCGCCCTGAATTATGGTATTAGGAGCCGCTGGTTTGAGGAAATTTCTGCCAATCCAAGAGCCTATGAATATTATTATGTCTTGTATTTGAATGAAGGACAGGCTTTTGAGCCCGCTCTGGATTTCACCCGGGACTACCCACAGCGTACCTTTGAATTGTGGCGCACCATGACCTTTACCGAAGGTTTTCCCAAACTTGACGGTATGGCGCTTTCGCCGCTGGAATATGAGCTACTGCTGCGTTGTGCCGGAAAAAGAAGCCTGGCCGAGTTAGAAACTGAATTGTTTTTAAGGTTCGGTGGTCCCTATCAAAACCAGGCCGAATTCCATGAAAAATTAGTTGATATTTTATATCAATTTAATTTTAAATATTGGTTAACCCATTTTATGATTTAG
- a CDS encoding Nif11-like leader peptide family natural product precursor, producing MSIDGARALAAKVLTDEALAKQLDEAKTGAEFDAVVAKLGYSCTADEFHAAFKEAQAKQPITDDQLDQAAGGLSIVGVDYAFTATQTARA from the coding sequence ATGAGTATTGATGGAGCAAGAGCGTTGGCCGCAAAAGTATTAACCGATGAGGCATTGGCAAAACAACTGGATGAAGCAAAAACTGGGGCAGAATTTGACGCAGTGGTTGCAAAATTAGGTTACAGCTGTACTGCTGATGAATTTCATGCTGCTTTTAAAGAAGCACAAGCCAAACAACCAATCACAGATGATCAATTGGATCAGGCTGCTGGCGGTTTAAGTATTGTTGGCGTGGATTATGCCTTTACAGCAACACAAACAGCGAGAGCTTAA
- a CDS encoding B12-binding domain-containing radical SAM protein — translation MELLLIKSHRYVSGYIPGSNLGMNILIQLLRQKGYQVEMFQGYAKEALNYVVDLMKQEDIPKIIGFYCDFNNVHWVKTFAQEVKKRYPEVILLAGGPQTAGMDAKFLKETAIAAACIGEGEETILELMDYFIKNKGSLNEIQGIIYLDKTGTLVETEPRKPPEELDDIPWPDITLTNDYKYYQLLPILTGRGCPFGCTFCYEGANAKRVRRHSVPSLMTEIRENFRRDPAINYINFLDDTFTLDHKRVNQICEEIKEIRKDYDFVWFASAHISTIDKHREMAKNMAVAGLKKIFFGLESGSDRVLKSYNKKINKKMVVDVIDHCVESGIHGISGNIIIGGPHETAGTIKESEDLIMELLYRAPGQFETAYFSFLPYPKTPITLNPKKFGMEIYEELIDCCNEDIPLSRTKELDFTDLINIRLQANKRLQNEMRKIYFDGKIPEAVILDSYRLGRQYGVFTRWNDYVYKNIPIDDAYWKMRASDEYVLSVELGKNNEAAIVHRTFELWLYTDVSGKKPQIFDQELDEIDDTLLKLCNGKLSKKEVLQQGKMKLDPQGKNANFYRQAQQALDKLEGNKWILYRKP, via the coding sequence ATGGAACTATTATTGATTAAATCACATCGCTATGTCAGCGGTTATATTCCCGGCAGTAATCTGGGAATGAATATATTGATCCAACTCTTAAGACAAAAAGGCTATCAGGTTGAGATGTTTCAGGGTTATGCCAAAGAAGCATTGAATTATGTTGTCGATTTGATGAAACAAGAAGACATACCCAAAATCATCGGTTTCTACTGTGATTTTAACAATGTTCACTGGGTGAAAACATTTGCTCAGGAAGTAAAAAAACGCTATCCCGAGGTGATCCTGCTGGCCGGAGGGCCGCAAACCGCTGGGATGGATGCCAAATTTTTAAAAGAAACCGCCATTGCGGCGGCCTGTATCGGCGAGGGTGAAGAAACCATTCTGGAGTTGATGGATTATTTTATCAAAAACAAAGGTTCTCTCAATGAAATTCAAGGAATTATTTATCTCGATAAAACAGGAACCCTGGTGGAAACCGAACCACGAAAGCCTCCGGAAGAACTGGATGATATTCCCTGGCCGGATATTACGCTGACCAACGATTATAAGTATTATCAGTTGCTACCGATCTTGACTGGTCGGGGTTGTCCCTTTGGTTGTACCTTCTGTTATGAAGGGGCTAATGCCAAAAGGGTTCGGCGTCATTCGGTGCCATCCCTGATGACTGAAATCCGGGAGAATTTCAGGCGCGATCCGGCCATCAATTATATCAACTTTCTGGATGATACCTTTACGCTGGACCATAAGCGGGTTAACCAGATTTGTGAAGAAATAAAAGAGATCCGCAAAGACTATGATTTTGTCTGGTTTGCCAGTGCTCACATCTCAACGATTGATAAGCATCGGGAGATGGCAAAAAATATGGCGGTGGCAGGGCTAAAAAAAATATTCTTTGGTTTGGAATCCGGCAGTGATAGGGTTTTAAAGAGTTACAATAAAAAAATAAACAAAAAAATGGTGGTGGATGTCATTGACCATTGTGTTGAATCGGGGATTCATGGCATTTCTGGCAACATTATTATTGGCGGTCCCCACGAAACGGCGGGAACCATTAAAGAATCTGAAGATTTGATTATGGAATTGCTTTACCGGGCTCCGGGACAGTTTGAAACGGCTTATTTTTCATTTCTGCCCTATCCCAAGACGCCCATTACGCTTAATCCGAAGAAATTTGGGATGGAAATCTATGAGGAACTGATTGATTGTTGCAATGAGGATATTCCCCTTTCCCGCACCAAAGAACTGGATTTTACGGATCTGATCAATATTCGCTTGCAGGCCAACAAACGACTCCAGAATGAAATGCGCAAAATCTATTTTGATGGAAAAATCCCCGAAGCGGTGATTCTGGATTCCTACCGACTGGGTCGACAATACGGGGTTTTTACCCGTTGGAATGACTATGTCTATAAAAATATTCCGATTGATGATGCGTATTGGAAAATGCGCGCCTCGGATGAGTATGTTTTGAGTGTTGAGTTGGGAAAAAATAATGAAGCGGCGATTGTCCACCGAACCTTTGAACTGTGGCTTTACACCGATGTCAGTGGTAAAAAACCACAGATATTTGATCAGGAACTGGATGAAATTGACGATACCCTGCTAAAATTATGCAATGGCAAGCTGTCAAAAAAAGAAGTTCTGCAACAGGGGAAAATGAAACTCGATCCGCAGGGAAAAAATGCCAATTTCTATCGCCAGGCACAGCAAGCCCTTGATAAATTGGAGGGGAATAAGTGGATTTTATACCGGAAGCCTTAA
- a CDS encoding radical SAM protein, with product MDFIPEALNKKPEVLLIYTQRMIRGRTFEMIENLGILTLAAQLNANGFEAKAYTGITTDAVKTIKNMKDRLFAVCFYCDFDNQSAVAAIISYLKKHYHFYVVLGGPQTLHMTEKDLGSFQADGILKGEGEETLLTWLNAKIRGEAVLVPGEIQPAQNADYIYLEDFSKYALPRNEDVLDYHERPLLSVITARGCPYRCAFCFEGGNSKNLRMRTAKDVLDEIEARLKRSQRPRYLFFCDDTFTTNPVRLRKILSGVKRLREKYDFVWFCEGHPGFLVKHLEFIREMIDSGMVRMQIGMESGVDDVLKAYGKQASPEDIKKVVEICYAAGLPQLTGNYIIGGAFETAETLATTTRKALELLDLAPGMLDLSTTFIMPLPGTQIYNQPEKFGIVLEDRECLTNLEDFPVNHTKELSLPEVCMGRSRFITAVSNKMKEQYEHGLITKERIQADFKLAFNYGIAAGYLKFIYGKNNLMVEYYKKLIDYQGLLKEWHELSEQEKNTWVIQRIPDFSLFDINTLSQLEIDILAGAGSDTIGETAEKLSLSAEKIGVLLKGLSDRYFVLFSPFI from the coding sequence GTGGATTTTATACCGGAAGCCTTAAACAAGAAGCCCGAAGTTCTGCTAATCTACACGCAACGGATGATCCGCGGACGGACCTTTGAAATGATTGAAAATCTGGGCATTCTAACGCTGGCGGCTCAACTCAATGCCAATGGCTTTGAGGCAAAGGCTTATACGGGCATTACCACCGATGCGGTGAAAACCATTAAAAATATGAAAGACCGCCTGTTTGCGGTCTGTTTTTACTGTGATTTTGATAATCAGTCAGCGGTGGCTGCCATCATCAGCTATTTAAAAAAACATTATCATTTTTACGTTGTGTTAGGAGGCCCTCAAACCCTCCATATGACTGAAAAGGATCTGGGCAGCTTTCAAGCCGACGGTATTTTAAAAGGAGAAGGCGAAGAAACCCTCTTAACCTGGTTAAATGCAAAAATCAGGGGCGAAGCGGTCCTTGTTCCCGGAGAAATCCAGCCAGCTCAGAATGCTGATTACATCTATCTGGAAGACTTTTCAAAGTATGCCTTGCCCCGAAATGAAGATGTGCTTGATTATCATGAACGTCCACTGTTGTCAGTAATTACGGCCAGAGGCTGTCCCTATCGTTGTGCTTTCTGCTTTGAGGGGGGAAATTCTAAAAATTTGAGAATGCGAACAGCGAAAGATGTGCTGGATGAAATAGAAGCCCGCTTAAAAAGAAGTCAACGACCCCGGTACCTGTTTTTTTGCGATGATACCTTTACCACCAATCCGGTCAGGCTGCGGAAAATCTTATCTGGAGTAAAACGGCTAAGGGAAAAATATGATTTTGTCTGGTTTTGTGAAGGTCATCCCGGATTTCTGGTGAAACATCTGGAATTCATTAGAGAAATGATTGACAGCGGCATGGTGCGAATGCAAATCGGCATGGAGTCCGGGGTCGACGATGTGCTCAAAGCTTATGGTAAACAGGCCAGCCCCGAGGACATCAAAAAAGTGGTTGAGATCTGCTATGCTGCCGGATTACCGCAACTAACCGGGAATTACATTATCGGCGGGGCCTTTGAAACAGCCGAAACATTGGCTACAACCACTAGAAAAGCGTTAGAATTACTGGATCTGGCCCCCGGAATGCTGGACTTATCGACAACGTTTATTATGCCCTTGCCCGGTACCCAGATTTATAATCAACCTGAAAAATTTGGGATCGTTCTGGAAGACCGGGAATGCCTTACCAACCTGGAGGATTTTCCGGTTAATCATACCAAAGAATTATCGCTGCCGGAAGTCTGCATGGGTCGCTCCCGATTTATTACCGCAGTTTCTAATAAAATGAAAGAACAATATGAACACGGTCTGATTACCAAAGAACGGATTCAAGCCGATTTCAAGCTGGCTTTTAACTATGGGATTGCCGCGGGATATCTTAAATTTATTTATGGTAAAAATAATCTGATGGTGGAGTATTATAAAAAACTGATCGACTATCAGGGTCTTCTTAAAGAATGGCATGAACTCAGTGAGCAAGAAAAAAACACCTGGGTCATCCAGAGGATTCCTGATTTTTCGCTGTTTGATATCAATACGCTAAGTCAGTTAGAAATCGATATTCTGGCCGGCGCGGGTAGCGATACGATTGGAGAAACAGCAGAAAAACTGAGTTTATCCGCTGAGAAGATCGGCGTGTTGCTAAAAGGCCTGAGTGACCGGTATTTTGTTTTGTTCTCGCCATTTATTTAG
- a CDS encoding ABC transporter substrate-binding protein: MKKNWIILSTLGVLVIGGLLCFGCTSTVKETGKLSVDVVYPFSQEYSASFKNGIELAAREINDQGGILNQPIEINYNDDGNNTNTAVEVATRIAEKAGFPIVIGHRSTDDVLKVGNIYKQNNKLLFAPIIASSKLNRPENEGAYLCAPSDDAMADEMVRSMATQGIQRIAVVHSAGNTYGKDFIQKVEEHGAEVGIEIVDAVSYLPNLDYFRYYLKKWDSLGVQAIVTACVGNDITVLYEYLEKTGNTRPIFASYDIEIQPYIIPTNMKNLTQVTSYFNNTAAAGPESAFIKAYQKAYGKNPDVPAAQAYMSLHLAADAASAAQSLEVETIIKVLGENSFETVYGSLDFDKRLIDGIPVFQKIYINDQLVPRENLTGGGQSGE; the protein is encoded by the coding sequence ATGAAAAAAAATTGGATAATATTATCCACCCTGGGCGTTCTGGTTATTGGCGGGTTGCTTTGTTTTGGCTGTACCAGCACGGTCAAAGAAACCGGTAAGTTATCAGTGGATGTGGTTTATCCGTTCTCCCAGGAATACAGTGCCTCCTTCAAAAATGGCATTGAACTGGCCGCCAGGGAAATCAATGATCAGGGCGGAATCCTTAACCAACCGATCGAAATCAACTACAATGATGACGGCAACAACACCAATACGGCGGTCGAAGTGGCTACCCGGATTGCCGAAAAAGCAGGTTTTCCAATTGTTATCGGACATCGAAGCACCGATGATGTGCTAAAGGTCGGGAATATCTATAAGCAGAATAACAAGCTGCTTTTTGCGCCCATTATTGCCAGTTCAAAATTGAATCGCCCTGAAAATGAAGGCGCCTATCTCTGCGCGCCATCGGATGACGCCATGGCCGATGAAATGGTAAGAAGTATGGCCACCCAGGGAATCCAAAGAATCGCGGTTGTTCATAGCGCCGGCAATACCTATGGCAAAGATTTTATTCAAAAAGTTGAAGAACATGGTGCTGAAGTGGGCATTGAAATTGTCGATGCGGTTTCTTATCTGCCCAATCTTGATTATTTTCGTTATTATCTAAAAAAATGGGACAGTTTGGGGGTCCAGGCGATTGTTACCGCCTGTGTCGGAAATGACATTACGGTGCTTTATGAGTATCTGGAAAAAACCGGTAACACCCGGCCAATTTTTGCCAGCTATGACATTGAGATTCAGCCCTATATTATTCCTACGAACATGAAAAATCTGACCCAGGTTACCAGTTATTTTAACAATACCGCCGCGGCTGGCCCGGAATCGGCATTTATTAAGGCTTATCAGAAAGCTTATGGGAAGAACCCGGATGTGCCAGCCGCCCAAGCCTATATGTCGCTGCATCTGGCCGCAGATGCGGCGAGTGCGGCCCAGAGTCTGGAAGTAGAAACGATAATAAAAGTGCTGGGAGAAAACAGTTTTGAGACGGTCTATGGCAGTTTAGACTTTGATAAACGGTTGATTGATGGGATTCCGGTATTTCAAAAGATTTATATCAATGATCAATTGGTGCCCAGGGAAAATTTGACGGGGGGAGGACAAAGCGGTGAGTAA